In a single window of the Elaeis guineensis isolate ETL-2024a chromosome 4, EG11, whole genome shotgun sequence genome:
- the LOC105042449 gene encoding large ribosomal subunit protein P1: protein MSTGELACSYAALILHDDGITITAEKISTLVRAANLKIDSYWAPLFAKLLEKRSVDDLILSVGSGGGGAPVAVSAPAGGAGGAAASAVAPAAEEKKEEPKEESDDDMGFSLFD, encoded by the exons ATGTCCACCGGAGAGCTCGCCTGTTCCTACGCCGCACTAATCCTCCACGACGATGGCATCACCATCACG GCGGAGAAGATCTCCACCTTGGTGAGGGCCGCCAACCTGAAGATCGACTCCTACTGGGCTCCACTATTCGCCAAGCTCCTCGAGAAGAGGAGCGTCGACGACCTCATCTTGAGCGTTGGATCTG GGGGAGGCGGCGCTCCGGTTGCCGTCTCAGCGCCGGCTGGTGGTGCTGGCGGTGCAGCTGCCTCTGCTGTCGCGCCCGCAGCTGAGGAGAAGAAG GAGGAGCCGAAGGAGGAGAGCGATGACGATATGGGATTCAGCCTATTCGATTAG